The Arachis hypogaea cultivar Tifrunner chromosome 14, arahy.Tifrunner.gnm2.J5K5, whole genome shotgun sequence genome has a segment encoding these proteins:
- the LOC112741394 gene encoding endoglucanase 25 — MSMYGRDPWGGPLEINATDSATDDDRSRNLQDLDRAALSRPLDETQQSWLLGPGEQKKKKYVDLGCIIVSRKIFVWTVGTLLFSAFLAGFVTLIVKTVPRHHHKHPPPDNYTLALHKALMFFNAQKSGKLPKHNNVSWRGNSCLQDGKGDGVSAAIKDLVGGYYDAGDAIKFNFPQSFAITMLSWSVIEYSAKYDAAGELSHVKELIKWGTDYFLKTFNSTADSITTLAAQVGVGDTSGGSTTPNDHYCWMRPEDIDYDRPVTECHSCSDLAAEMAAALAAASIVFKDNKAYSKKLVHGATTLFRFAREKRGRYSADSSEASIFYNSTSYWDEFVWGGAWMYYATGNSSYLKLATAPGLAKHAGAFWGGPDYGVFSWDNKLAGAQVLLSRLRLFLSPGYPYEEILRTFHNQTSIVMCSYLPVFTSFNRTKGGLIQLNHGRPQPLQYVVNSAFLAAVFSDYLDAADTPGWYCGPNFFSTDVLRDFARTQINYILGNNPRKMSYIVGFGNHYPKHVHHRGASIPKNKVKYNCKGGWKWRDTTKPNPNTLVGAMVAGPDKHDGFHDVRTNYNYTEPTLAGNAGLVAALVALSGDKSTSIDKNTIFSAVPPMFPTPPPPPAPWKP; from the exons ATGAGTATGTACGGTAGGGACCCCTGGGGAGGTCCGTTGGAGATCAACGCCACTGACTCCGCCACCGACGACGACCGCAGCCGGAACCTGCAGGACCTCGACAGGGCGGCGCTCTCGCGTCCACTCGACGAGACTCAGCAGAGCTGGCTCCTCGGCCCTGGcgagcagaagaagaagaagtacgtGGATCTCGGTTGCATCATCGTCAGCCGCAAGATCTTCGTTTGGACCGTCGGAACTCTCTTGTTCTCTGCGTTTCTTGCTGGCTTCGTTACTCTCATCGTCAAAACTGTGCCACGTCATCACCATAAGCATCCTCCTCCTGATAATTATACCCTTGCGCTTCATAAGGCTCTTATGTTCTTCAACGCTCAAAAAT CTGGGAAATTACCAAAGCATAATAATGTTTCATGGAGGGGTAACTCTTGTCTACAAGATGGGAAGGGCGACGGGGTTTCGGCCGCCATCAAGGATCTGGTGGGTGGCTATTATGATGCCGGAGATGCCATCAAGTTCAACTTCCCTCAGTCCTTTGCCATCACCATGTTGAGCTGGAGTGTCATCGAATACAGCGCCAAGTACGATGCTGCCGGCGAGCTCAGCCATGTCAAGGAACTTATTAAATGGGGAACGGATTACTTCCTCAAGACCTTCAATAGTACTGCCGATTCTATCACCACCCTTGCCGCACAA GTTGGGGTAGGAGATACTTCCGGAGGGAGTACAACACCAAACGACCACTACTGCTGGATGCGGCCAGAGGACATTGATTATGACCGGCCTGTAACTGAATGTCACAGTTGCTCGGACCTTGCGGCAGAAATGGCTGCTGCCTTGGCTGCTGCATCCATTGTTTTTAAAGACAACAAGGCATATTCGAAAAAACTTGTTCATGGTGCCACCACCCTCTTCAGGTTTGCAAGGGAGAAGAGAGGCAGATACAGTGCTGATAGTTCAGAGGCTTCAATCTTTTACAACTCCACTAGCTACTGGGATGAGTTTGTTTGGGGAGGGGCTTGGATGTATTATGCAACCGGAAATTCTTCATATCTTAAGCTTGCTACTGCTCCTGGTCTTGCCAAGCATGCTGGTGCCTTCTGGGGAGGTCCTGACTATGGTGTGTTTAGCTGGGATAACAAGCTTGCCGGTGCTCAG GTTCTTCTGAGTCGTTTGAGGTTGTTCTTGAGTCCTGGATATCCATATGAAGAAATTTTAAGAACCTTCCACAACCAGACCAGCATAGTCATGTGCTCGTACCTACCAGTTTTCACAAGCTTTAACAGAACCAAAG GAGGCTTGATTCAATTGAACCATGGTAGACCTCAGCCTCTCCAATATGTTGTCAATTCTGCCTTCTTGGCTGCTGTATTCAGTGATTATCTGGATGCTGCTGATACTCCTGGATGGTATTGTGGACCCAACTTCTTCTCAACCGATGTTCTTCGTGACTTTGCCAGGACCCAG ATTAATTACATTCTTGGGAACAATCCTCGGAAAATGAGCTACATTGTTGGTTTTGGTAACCACTATCCAAAACATGTCCACCATAGAGGTGCATCTATACCAAAGAATAAGGTTAAGTACAACTGTAAAGGTGGTTGGAAATGGAGAGACACGACGAAGCCAAACCCAAATACACTTGTTGGTGCCATGGTTGCTGGACCTGACAAGCATGATGGGTTCCATGATGTTCGTACAAACTACAACTACACGGAGCCAACGCTTGCCGGAAATGCTGGTTTAGTAGCTGCTCTTGTGGCATTGTCAGGCGACAAAAGCACAAGCATAGACAAAAACACCATTTTCTCTGCTGTTCCTCCAATGTTCCctacaccaccaccacctccagcACCATGGAAACCATAA
- the LOC112741396 gene encoding ferric reduction oxidase 7, chloroplastic: MEKETVDNTPLLSPTKEKTPSSSSSSSSSSFLVSATKSVIKYLICIIFIGWAGFIFLEPEESVNELMSKWINLTRGNPLGTAGSIFMLYSAPILIIAFLAIAYLLVSGEDHIPEKKSTKYPSFRLWTFPVIIKGPFGVVSATELIGIVLFSAYVIFAIYNYTMRALASPSHHHLDRRIFMLEILGLRFGGIGLMCMAFLFLPVSRGSVLLRYIDIPFEHATRYHVWLGHLTMALFTIHGLLYCVAWAMDGRLVEELIQWKDIGVANLPGVIALIAGLFMWVTSLPGVRTWNFELFFYTHQLYIIFVVFLALHVGDFVFTMAAGGIFLFILDRFLRFCQSRRTVKVVSSRCLPCGTVELVLSKPPNLRYNALSFIFLQIRELSWLQWHPFSVSSSPLDGKNHLAVLIKVLGKWTENLRDRITDADEPKDLSVKTITASVEGPYGHEVPYHLMYENLILVAGGIGLSPFLAILSDVLHRAREGKPCRPRNILVVWAVKKSNELPLLSSIDMESICPSFSDKVNINVDIYVTRESDPPLEEGHVYKPIKSSMCPMPSDFGMSVLVGTGDNFWSGLYVISSTVGFVILLVLLYIFYINPYGVYKWWYKGLLFVICMVASVVIFGGFVVALWHFCEQRSSVKEKSNDSVKGDHKIEQNGFMAHKSSIQDSSVAKSIVTRYGSRPNFKEIFESMSENWGHVDVGVLVCGPPTLQESVANEIRAHSMIRQRHYPIFHFHSHSFDL, from the exons ATGGAGAAAGAAACTGTTGACAACACTCCATTGTTGTCTCCTACTAAAGAAAagacaccatcatcatcatcatcatcatcatcatcatcatttcttGTGTCAGCAACAAAATCGGTTATAAAGTATTTGATTTGCATAATCTTCATTGGTTGGGCAGGTTTTATTTTCTTGGAGCCAGAAGAATCTGTCAATGAGTTGATGTCAAAATGGATCAATTTGACCAGGGGAAACCCTCTTGGAACTGCAG GTAGCATTTTTATGTTATATAGTGCTCCAATTCTCATAATTGCATTCCTTGCAATTGCATACCTTCTTGTCTCTGGAGAAGACCACATTCCTGA GAAGAAGAGTACTAAGTATCCAAGCTTTAGGCTATGGACTTTCCCTGTGATTATAAAGGGGCCATTTGGAGTTGTCTCTGCTACAGAGTTAATTGGGATTGTTCTCTTCTCTGCATATGTTATCTTTGCTATCTACAATTACACTATGAGGGCCCTTGCATCTCCTTCTCATCATCACTTAGATAGGAG AATATTCATGTTGGAGATTCTGGGACTTCGGTTTGGTGGAATCGGATTGATGTGCATGGCATTTCTATTTCTGCCTGTATCAAGAGGTTCTGTTCTTCTTCGGTACATAGACATCCCTTTCGAACACGCCACTAGATATCATGTCTGGCTGGGACACCTCACCATGGCCCTCTTCACAATCCATGGTCTCTTGTACTGTGTTGCTTGGGCAATGGATGGTCGCCTTGTCGAGGAA TTAATACAATGGAAAGACATTGGTGTTGCGAACCTTCCGGGAGTTATAGCCCTCATAGCTGGTTTGTTCATGTGGGTGACCTCTCTTCCAGGAGTGAGAACATGGAACTTTGAGTTGTTCTTCTACACTCACCAATTATACATTATCTTTGTTGTCTTCTTGGCCTTGCATGTTGGTGACTTTGTTTTCACCATGGCTGCTGGAGGAATATTCCTCTTCATCCTCGACCGCTTTCTGCGATTCTGCCAATCAAGAAGGACAGTTAAAGTAGTTTCATCTAGGTGCCTTCCTTGTGGAACTGTGGAACTGGTTCTATCAAAGCCTCCAA ATTTGAGATACAATGCATTGAGTTTCATTTTCCTTCAAATCCGGGAACTGTCATGGCTGCAATGGCATCCATTCAGTGTTTCTTCTAGTCCTTTGGATGGAAAGAACCACCTTGCTGTTCTCATAAAGGTTCTTGGCAAATGGACAGAAAATTTGAGAGACAGGATTACTGATGCTGATGAACCAAAAGATTTATCTGTCAAGACCATAACGGCTTCGGTTGAAGGGCCATATGGGCATGAAGTACCATATCACTTGAT GTATGAGAATCTTATACTAGTGGCTGGTGGTATTGGACTTTCACCCTTCCTTGCTATATTGAGCGATGTTCTCCACCGCGCGAGGGAGGGGAAACCTTGTAGACCAAGAAACATTTTGGTTGTTTGGGCAGTGAAGAAATCAAATGAGCTTCCACTTCTTTCAAGCATTGACATGGAATCAATTTGTCCTTCCTTTTCGGATAAAGTAAACATCAATGTTGATATTTATGTCACTCGGGAATCAGACCCTCCATTG GAAGAGGGGCATGTATATAAGCCAATAAAGTCTTCAATGTGTCCTATGCCTAGTGATTTCGGCATGTCAGTTCTTGTTGGAACAGGAGACAATTTTTGGTCTGGACTATATGTCATCTCATCTACTGTTGGATTTGTGATCTTACTGGTTTTGTTGTACATTTTCTATATTAACCCTTATGGTGTGTACAAATGGTGGTACAAAGGGTTACTATTTGTGATTTGCATGGTTGCAAGTGTTGTTATCTTTGGTGGTTTTGTGGTTGCACTCTGGCATTTTTGTGAACAGAGAAGTTCTGTGAAGGAAAAGTCCAATGACAGTGTGAAGGGTGATCATAAAATTGAACAAAATGGGTTTATGGCTCACAAGAGTTCAATTCAAGACAGTAGTGTTGCAAAATCAATTGTCACTCGTTATGGTTCCAGGCCAAACTTCAAAG aaatttttgaaagcatgtcagagaaTTGGGGGCATGTTGATGTGGGAGTGTTAGTTTGTGGACCTCCAACACTTCAAGAAAGTGTTGCAAATGAAATCAGGGCACATAGCATGATAAGACAACGCCATTACCCAATCTTCCATTTCCATAGCCATAGCTTTGATCTCTAG